ATGACCGTCGAAGAGACGGAGGGGCAGCTTTTTTTCGAGTGGCAACACCTGTTGTCGAAGCTCGCCGCACGGGCCCCCTCACTTCACCACGAGTTCAAATCTCTCAATCTGCCCGAGGCCCATCCTCTGTTCAGGATCGTTCCCGGCCCGAAACAGTCTTGGGAACGGTGAGGAGGAATGTGAGCGCGTATTCCGCCCTTTCAACAGAGAAAACCGACGGGCAGTGGAAACCGCGTCCAGTCGGGGATCAACCCCGCCCCCTACTAGGTCGGAAATTTCCCCGCCGTTCTTCGGGCACGGGTCAGGGCGGATAGCCGGTGATCGAGCGGATCTTCTGATACATCGGCTGCAGGCGTTTGTACATCTTCAAATAGACCTCGTGGTAGAGGCCATCGTAGATCGCACGGTTCTTCGGATCCGGATCGAAGGTCTCGCCGATGTGCGTCATTTCGGATACGGCGGACTGGAAGTCAGGGTGGATCCCCGTGCCCACGGCGGCGTCGATCGCGGCACCGAGGCCGGAAGCATCTGAAACGTGCGGTCGAGATACTGGCATGCCGAAGACGTCGGCGGTGATCTGCATGGCGGCATCCGATTGCGAGCCGCCACCGGCGACGCGAATCTCCGTCAACGGCACACCGCTGCGTTTCTGGCCGCGTTCACCGCCCTCGCGAAGGGCGTAAGCCAGGCCTTCGATGATGGCTCGGTAGAGGTGGGCGCGGGTATGGACATCGCCGAAACCGATCACCGCTCCCTTTGCCTCGGGCCCTGGTATCTTGACCCCGGGTGACCAGTAGGGCTGAAGCACCAGGCCCATCGATCCGGGCGGCACTGCCTCGACGAGCTCATCGAAGAGATCCTCGGGCTCGATCCCACGTTTCTCTGCGATCCTCATCTCTCGCAGACCGAACTCCTGCTTGAACCACGAAACCATCCAGAAGCCGCGGTATATCTGCACCTCGAGGTTGAAGGCGTGCGGCACTGCCGCCGGGAACGGCGGCAGCATCGGCACCGGTTCGACGTACTTGCGGTGGGTGGTGTTGATGGTCGCGCTGGTTCCGTAGCTCAGGCAGGCTACGTCGGGCTCGAGGCAGCCCGCACCGAGTGCCTCGCAGGCCTTGTCGGCGGCACCGGCGATGAGGGGTGTGCCTTGCGGGATTCCAGTCTCCTCGGCCGCCTCGCGCGTGATTTCTCCCATCTGCTCGCCCG
This DNA window, taken from Acidobacteriota bacterium, encodes the following:
- a CDS encoding FGGY-family carbohydrate kinase, yielding MTTKDHLLAIDYGTQSVRALLFDPRGNLVARRRVEVEPYFSDRPGWAEQDPSSMWRWMCEACQGLWDESPVGGDAVAGVALTALRATMVNVDADGEPLRPAIVWLDQRRTEGLPPIGGAWGVAFRAVRMRETVAHFQAEAEVNWLRRHQREIWDRTHKYLFMSGFLAHRLCGRYVDSVGCQVGYVPFDYKKLRWAGPRDWKWRAVPVQKELLPELVPPGEQMGEITREAAEETGIPQGTPLIAGAADKACEALGAGCLEPDVACLSYGTSATINTTHRKYVEPVPMLPPFPAAVPHAFNLEVQIYRGFWMVSWFKQEFGLREMRIAEKRGIEPEDLFDELVEAVPPGSMGLVLQPYWSPGVKIPGPEAKGAVIGFGDVHTRAHLYRAIIEGLAYALREGGERGQKRSGVPLTEIRVAGGGSQSDAAMQITADVFGMPVSRPHVSDASGLGAAIDAAVGTGIHPDFQSAVSEMTHIGETFDPDPKNRAIYDGLYHEVYLKMYKRLQPMYQKIRSITGYPP